The proteins below come from a single Argentina anserina chromosome 1, drPotAnse1.1, whole genome shotgun sequence genomic window:
- the LOC126803752 gene encoding 4-alpha-glucanotransferase, chloroplastic/amyloplastic: MAVATSFSLLPSTLSPKLSFSSLFSIAHFRSTTRLPLFRMRTAAVSASSAAYAVGDNLPLDYGEVFPQADPSERRRAGVVLHPTSFKGPYGIGDLGEEAFRFIDWLHDAGFSLWQVLPLVPPGRKANEEGSPYSGQDANCGNTLLISLDELVKDGLLTNEELPKPVDMERVNYAAVAEMKDPLITKAAERLIMSKGDLKSQLEDFRRDPDVSCWLEDAAYFAAIDSSLDAFSWYEWPVPLKDRHLAALEDIYQSKEHFIILFIAEQFLFQRQWQRVRKYAQLKGISIMGDMPIYVGYHSADVWANRKHFLLNRKGYPLLVSGVPPDAFSETGQLWGSPLYDWKAMEKEGFSWWIRRIRRAQNIYNEFRIDHFRGLAGFWAVPSEAKVAMVGQWKAGPGKSVFDAISRAVGKTNIIAEDLGVITEDVIQLRKSIGAPGMAVLQFGFGSDAANPHLPHNHERNQVVYTGTHDNDTIRGWWDVLPQEEKSNVLKYLSINEEEGISWAMIKVALSSVAQTAIVPMQDILRLGSSARMNIPATQFGNWGWRMPSSVSFDSLETEALQLKDMMSMYGRL; this comes from the exons atggCCGTTGCTACTTCTTTCTCACTCCTCCCCTCCACTCTCTCCCCCAAGCTCTCCTTCTCCTCACTCTTCTCCATCGCTCATTTCCGATCCACTACTAGACTCCCGCTCTTCCGGATGAGAACCGCCGCCGTTTCGGCCTCCTCCGCCGCTTACGCCGTCGGCGACAACTTGCCGCTCGACTACGGCGAGGTCTTCCCGCAGGCGGATCCGAGCGAGCGCAGAAGAGCCGGCGTCGTGCTCCATCCGACCTCGTTTAAAGGACCTTACGGCATTGGTGATCTCGGCGAGGAGGCGTTTCGCTTCATCGACTGGCTTCACGACGCCGGATTCTCCCTCTGGCAGGTCCTCCCGCTCGTTCCTCCCGGCCGGAAGGCCAACGAGGAAGGCTCGCCGTACTCCGGTCAG GATGCGAATTGCGGAAACACTTTGTTGATATCACTTGATGAGCTTGTGAAGGATGGCTTGTTGACAAATGAAGAGCTTCCTAAGCCAGT TGATATGGAGCGTGTGAACTACGCAGCCGTTGCTGAAATGAAAGACCCTCTGATAACTAAG GCTGCAGAGAGACTTATTATGAGTAAAGGGGATCTTAAAAGCCAGCTTGAAGATTTCCGTAGAGACCCTGATGTATCCT GCTGGCTTGAGGACGCTGCTTATTTCGCTGCAATTGACAGCAGTTTAGATGCTTTTAGCTGGTACGAGTGGCCAGTACCCTTGAAAGATCGTCATCTTGCAGCCTTAGAAGACATCTATCAGAGCAAAGAGCATTTT ATAATTCTATTCATTGCCGAACAATTTTTGTTCCAAAGACAATGGCAGAGAGTTCGGAAGTATGCACAGTTGAAGGGAATCAGTATCATGGGAGACATGCCCATTTATGTAGGATATCATAGTGCAGATGTTTGGGCCAATAGAAAACACTTCTTGCTG AATAGAAAAGGTTATCCTCTTCTAGTCAGTGGTGTTCCCCCTGATGCCTTCAGTGAAACTGGTCAGCTGTGGGGCAG CCCTCTATATGATTGGAAAGCGATGGAGAAAGAGGGATTTTCATGGTGGATACGCCGCATAAGAAGAGCACAAAATATATACAATGAGTTCAGAATAGACCACTTCAGAGGACTTGCTGGCTTCTGGGCTGTTCCTTCTG AAGCAAAAGTTGCAATGGTTGGACAATGGAAG GCAGGACCTGGAAAATCCGTTTTTGATGCCATATCCAGAGCAGTTGGAAAGACCAACATAATAGCTGAAGATTTG GGGGTTATCACTGAGGACGTAATTCAGCTCAGGAAGTCCATTGGGGCACCTGGAATGGCAGTCCTCCAATTTG GGTTTGGGAGTGATGCTGCTAATCCTCATTTACCTCATAATCATGAGCGCAATCAAGTTGTTTACACTGGAACTCATGATAATGACACG ATTCGAGGTTGGTGGGATGTTTTACCCCAAGAAGAGAAGTCCAAT GTTCTGAAGTATCTTTCAATTAATGAAGAAGAAGGTATCTCATGGGCGATGATAAAGGTTGCATTATCTTCCGTCGCGCAAACTGCAATCGTGCCTATGCAAGATATTCTTAGGTTAGGAAGCTCTGCCAGGATGAATATTCCTGCAACACAG TTTGGAAATTGGGGTTGGAGGATGCCTAGTTCTGTGAGCTTTGATAGCTTGGAGACAGAAGCTTTGCAACTGAAGGACATGATGTCGATGTATGGGCGCCTGTAG
- the LOC126788104 gene encoding N6-adenosine-methyltransferase non-catalytic subunit MTB → MDSPERISRSYVKREVDDGSDSKGDRAGEDEEWEGSDKRKHRSSRSRKSGNGEDVDGGGRRRSHGDRSENRKRSGGSSNVDSDEEDYESRKESRSKVMKKKQEVSSLEKLSSWYQDGELENRQDGGDKSGGRGLVRAEESERRKLASKLAQHENSQTKSKSKEERSHDGEHEKTLDRDSKYSDRKESIREKVSEQVKTSRRKWDESDGGKKAEESYNERSDSRGGKPADLKYEPSKEKAVSARNEPSESKIRGLDSSSERGYKSNNKEERKADVEKSKSKSRGEILEEDNKGSPITREDRSGKEKAEKHRQQRTPTACDATEARERLSNADDYDSAGMKDKGAKEFGNTTRSRTPERTGRRYPDSEHFETDYDRSSNLKRKELEKDGYRDDRPKGRDDYYSDRNRDREVPKENWKRRQPPSNDKDSKNGDINYDHSREWELPRHGRERADNERPHGRSGNRKDGNRGEAVKTSSNFGISNENYDVIEIQTKPIDYGRPELGSNFSRRNEVGQQSDGKSGPNDEEWTRKSDMYGSGPPREDSKERYTDDTTSRDQSSWKDDFDTHGMKGRGQRGLMPGRSAGGHSSSGGSQPPYGNAEPGSFNRNASQGVKGGRGGRGGRGRLTGRDSQQMAIPPPMMVQMGSPFGPIGMPPPGPMQPLTPSMSPSPGPLMFPFPPPVWPGARGVDLSMLPIPPSVPHGASGPRFPPNMVSPTSTSMFFGQSGPGRGGPPSISAPGFNPAGPMGRGIPADKNQGGWVPHKSSGPPGKAPSRGEQNDYSQNFVDTGMRPQNFIRELELTNVVEDYPKLRELIQKKDEIVEKAASHPMYYKCDLKEFELTPEFFGTKFDVILVDPPWEEYVHRAPGVADHTEYWTFEEIMNLKIEAIADTPSFIFLWVGDGMGLEQGRQCLKKWGFRRCEDICWVKTNKTNATPGLRHDSHTLFQHSKEHCLMGIKGTVRRSTDGHIIHANIDTDVIIAEEPPYGSTQKPDDMYRIIEHFALGRRRLELFGEDHNIRAGWLTVGKELSSSNFHAEAYIRNFADKDGKVWQGGGGRNPPPEAPHLVVTTPDIEALRPKSPMKNQQQMQHQQSASISLTAGNSSNRRPAGNSPQNPTGLSMNQEASSSNPSTPAPWGSSPMEGFKGREGSIMPSDDEVFDMYGFSGQANGDYIDFEAHRHMNLL, encoded by the exons ATGGATTCGCCGGAACGTATTAGTCGGAGTTATGTGAAACGAGAGGTGGATGATGGGTCTGATTCGAAGGGTGATCGGGCGGGGGAGGACGAAGAGTGGGAGGGGAGTGATAAGAGGAAGCACAGGTCGAGCAGGTCGAGGAAGTCAGGGAATGGGGAGGACGTGGATGGCGGTGGGAGGAGAAGAAGTCATGGGGATAGAAGTGAGAACCGTAAACGGTCGGGTGGGTCTAGCAATGTGGATAGCGATGAGGAGGACTATGAGTCAAGAAAAGAGTCGCGGTCTaaggtgatgaagaagaagcaagAGGTGAGTAGTTTGGAGAAGTTGAGCAGCTGGTATCAGGATGGAGAATTGGAGAATAGGCAAGATGGGGGAGATAAGTCGGGGGGTAGAGGGCTGGTTAGAGCTGAAGAAAGTGAAAGAAGGAAACTGGCTTCAAAGCTTGCACAACACGAGAATTCCCAGACTAAAAGTAAGAGCAAAGAAGAAAGGTCTCATGATGGAGAACATGAAAAGACACTGGACAGGGATTCCAAGTATTCCGACAGGAAAGAAAGCATTCGAGAGAAAGTATCCGAACAGGTGAAGACTTCAAGAAGAAAATGGGATGAATCAGATGGTGGCAAGAAAGCGGAAGAAAGTTATAATGAAAGATCCGATTCAAGAGGTGGTAAACCTGCTGATCTTAAGTATGAGCCTTCTAAAGAGAAAGCTGTGTCAGCAAGAAATGAACCGAGCGAAAGTAAAATCAGGGGGTTAGATTCCAGCAGTGAAAGGGGTTATAAATCTAATAacaaagaagagagaaaagctGATGTGGAAAAGAGTAAGAGCAAAAGCAGGGGAGAAATACTTGAAGAAGATAACAAGGGCAGTCCTATCACTCGTGAAGACAGATCTGGGAAAGAGAAAGCTGAAAAGCATAGACAGCAGAGAACTCCCACTGCTTGCGATGCTACTGAGGCTAGGGAGAGGTTATCTAATGCAGATGATTATGATAGTGCAGGGATGAAAGATAAGGGTGCTAAAGAATTTGGAAATACCACCAGGTCAAGGACACCTGAGAGGACCGGGAGGCGATATCCGGATTCAGAACACTTTGAGACGGATTATGATCGAAGTTCTAACCTCAAGCGGAAGGAACTGGAAAAAGATGGCTATAGGGATGACCGGCCTAAAGGCAGAGATGATTACTATAGTGACAGGAATAGGGACCGGGAAGTCCCCAAAGAGAACTGGAAAAGACGGCAACCCCCCAGTAATGACAAGGATTCCAAAAATGGGGATATCAATTATGATCATAGTAGGGAGTGGGAGCTTCCGAGACACGGTCGTGAGAGGGCCGACAATGAAAGGCCTCACGGTCGATCTGGTAACAGAAAAGATGGAAACCGGGGTGAAGCTGTGAAAACTTCATCAAACTTTGGAATTTCAAATGAAAATTATGATGTGATTGAGATCCAAACTAAGCCAATCGATTATGGAAGACCAGAGTTGGGATCCAACTTTTCTAGGAGAAATGAAGTTGGCCAACAGTCTGATGGAAAATCAGGACCAAATGATGAAGAATGGACTAGGAAGAGTGATATGTACGGGTCTGGACCCCCCAGGGAAGATTCAAAGGAAAGATATACAGATGATACTACCTCGCGAGATCAGAGTTCATGGAAGGATGACTTTGACACACATGGAATGAAGGGAAGGGGACAGAGAGGTCTTATGCCTGGCCGCAGTGCCGGCGGCCATAGTTCTAGTGGTGGTTCACAGCCTCCATATGGAAATGCAGAGCCAGGGTCTTTCAATAGAAATGCTTCTCAAGGAGTGAAGGGGGGTAGAGGGGGGAGAGGAGGAAGGGGTAGGCTTACTGGAAGAGACAGCCAGCAGATGGCAATCCCACCTCCGATGATGGTTCAGATGGGATCACCATTTGGACCTATTGGAATGCCTCCTCCAGGACCCATGCAGCCACTTACCCCTAGCATGTCACCATCTCCAGGTCCGTTAATGTTTCCATTTCCTCCACCTGTGTGGCCTGGGGCTCGAGGTGTTGACCTTAGCATGTTACCCATCCCACCCTCTGTTCCTCATGGAGCATCAGGCCCACGATTTCCTCCTAATATGGTCAGTCCAACAAGCACTTCCATGTTTTTTGGCCAATCTGGACCTGGAAGAGGAGGTCCTCCGAGCATATCTGCCCCTGGTTTTAATCCTGCTGGGCCAATGGGACGAGGAATTCCTGCTGATAAAAATCAAGGTGGTTGGGTTCCTCATAAAAGTAGTGGACCTCCTGGTAAAGCTCCTTCTAGAGGAGAGCAGAACGATTACTCTCAAAATTTTGTTGATACTGGTATGCGACCCCAGAATTTCATCAGGGAGCTAGAGCTTACAAATGTTGTGGAGGATTACCCCAAGCTTCGAGAGCTTATACAGAaaaaagatgagattgtggaaaaaGCCGCTTCTCATCCCATGTACTATAAATGTGACCTGAAAGAGTTTGAGCTGACTCCAGAGTTCTTTGGAACCAAATTTGATGTGATTCTTGTTGATCCACCATGGGAGGAATATGTTCATCGTGCTCCTGGAGTTGCCGACCATACAGAGTATTGGACATTTGAAGAAATAATGAATCTTAAGATTGAG GCAATAGCAGACACACCTTCATTTATCTTTCTTTGGGTGGGTGATGGCATGGGTCTTGAGCAGGGCCGTCAATGTCTGAAAAAG TGGGGATTTCGTAGGTGTGAGGACATATGTTGGGTGAAGACGAACAAAACTAATGCAACTCCTGGTTTGCGGCATGATTCTCATACGTTGTTTCAGCACTCAAAG GAACATTGCCTGATGGGAATAAAGGGCACTGTTCGTCGCAGCACTGATGGCCATATAATCCATGCCAACATTGATACTGATGTAATCATAGCTGAGGAACCTCCATATG GTTCAACTCAGAAGCCTGATGACATGTACAGGATAATTGAGCATTTTGCCCTTGGTCGCCGGAGGCTTGAGCTCTTTGGTGAAGACCACAATATTCGAGCTGGTTGGCTGACTGTTGGTAAAGAATTATCCTCATCAAACTTTCACGCTGAG GCTTATATCCGGAACTTTGCTGACAAGGACGGGAAAGTCTGGCAAGGAGGGGGTGGGCGAAATCCGCCTCCAGAGGCACCTCATCTGGTTGTAACAACCCCTGATATTGAAGCCCTTCGGCCCAAGTCACCAATGAAAAACCAGCAGCAGATGCAGCACCAGCAATCAGCATCCATTTCTCTGACAGCAGGAAATTCCTCCAACAGAAGGCCGGCTGGAAACTCCCCACAGAATCCAACCGGTTTAAGTATGAACCAAGAAGCTTCAAGTTCCAATCCCTCAACTCCAGCTCCTTGGGGTTCTTCGCCAATGGAGGGTTTTAAAGGTAGAGAGGGAAGTATTATGCCTTCAGATGATGAGGTTTTTGATATGTATGGTTTTAGTGGACAGGCAAATGGAGACTATATAGATTTTGAGGCTCACAGACACATGAATTTGTTGTAA